The stretch of DNA ACTAGGAACAATTAACAATTAACAATCAACAGTGACCAGTGATGGCTGTTCAGGGCTTCGCTGCGCTCGTCTAATTCTGCGTCCCCTTGCCTCGTCCTTCTGCCTTCCTTCGCCAATAAAGATCGATAATTTGCTGAGTGACTTGTTCGATAGTTAAACCATCGGTAATTATTTCAATCGCATCATCAGCTTTTTTCAAAGGTGCGATCACTCTATTACTATCTTGTTCGTCTCTTTTTTGAATTTCTTGGGCTAATTGTTCGATATCGACTGATTGATGTCCTAAATTCTTTAAGTCTTGCGTTCTTCTTCTGGCTCTTTCTGCCACGGTAGCTGTTAAAAAAATCTTTAATTCGGCATCAGGAAAAACATTAGTGCCAATATCTCTTCCTTCCGCAATTACTCCTCCTCTAGCTCCGAAATATTTTTGTAATCTTACTAATTCTTGTCTTACTGCTGCTTGGGCTGCGATCGCAGAAACTTGAGAGGTTACTTCTGGGGTACGAATTGCTTGAGTGACATCTTGACCATTAATTAATACTTTGGTGGGAAGTTCGGGAGAATCAGCAGGAATCAAATCTAATTGAACTTCTTTAATGAGATCGCCAATTTTCGCTTGATCCTCAATAGGTATCTTGGCTTGCATCACTAACCAAGTGACAGCCCGATACATCGCCCCTGTATCCAGATATAATAAACCTAACTGTTCTGCTACGCGACGGGTAACAGTTGATTTTCCAGCCCCAGCAGGGCCATCAATCGCAATAATGGGTTGATGTTGGTTTAGCACAATATTATCAATTAAACGAGTAGAACCTAAATAAGCAGCAACTGCTAACAATCCCTTTTCTTTTACTCGATCTAAAGGTTGCAAAGTTTGGGGATCGACTAATTCTACATATTGAATTTTAATCGGAGGGACAGTAGCTAATTCTTGTTTAACTAAATCGATTAAAGCCTCAACCCGATTTTCCCGTTGTTTAAAAGCTCTAGCTGCTTGTTGTAAACTACGATAGATAACTGCTGCTTGTTGCTTTTCTGTCGCAGATAAATATTGATTGCGAGAACTTAACGCTAAACCCGATTTTTCCCTCACAATGGGACAGCCTACAATCTCAACAGCAAGATTTAAATCAGCTACTAAACGGCGAATAATTGCTAACTGTTGTGCATCTTTTTGCCCAAAATAAGCCCGATGAGGTTGTACAATCTGGAGAAGTTTTGTAACAATTGTCGCTACGCCAATAAAATGCCCAGGGCGAAATCTTCCACATAATCCTGAAGTCATGGTTACTGGAGGTACAACCGTAGTAGTTACTGACTGAGACTCAGTATCTCCAATAATGCCCATTTCCTCAACAGTTGGAGTGAAGATTACTTCCACTCCTAATTGTTCACATAGTCGCAAATCCTGTTGTAGCTGACGGGGATATTTTTGTAAATCTTCGGTTGGGGTAAATTGAAGTGGATTAACAAAAATACTAACAACTACAGTATCGGTTTGCGCGATCGCTGCTTGAATCAAACTAACATGGCCGCAATGTAAAGCACCCATTGTTGGTACTAAACCAATTTGTGATTTAAACCGTTTGGATGCCAAATAGGAACGTAACTCGGTAATTTGTTCAAACAGAAGCACTTTGTTTCAGCCAACAGTTAACATTTAACAGTTTAAAGGACTGAGTCGTAAAATTAACGTCCCAAAATTTCTAACTGTACTGGTGCAACTCCACTAGTAATAACCCCCAAGATTCTAGCTGCTGCTGCGGAAAGATCGATGATTCTTCCTCCTGCATAAGGCCCGCGATCGTTAATTCTTACTACGACAGAACGACCATTGTTCATGTTAGTTACTTTGACCTTTGTGCCAAAAGGCAAATTGGGATGAGCAGCAGTTAGTTCATTTTGATTAAAAACTTCCCCGTTTGCAGTAGTTCGACCATTAAACCCAGGGCCATACCAAGAAGCTTCGCCACTAGCAACTGCTTGAGCAATTTGAATAGTTGAACTAGGTTTAGGCAAATTCAAATTAGTTTTGTTGGTCAAAGAAAAAATATTTTTTGAAAATTTAGGTTTATGATTTGATTTAAAAAGATTTTTGTTAGAACGAGATTTAAGATGAGATGATAGTTTTCTATCAACAATTGCCTGGGAAACGTTTTGTTTGCTATTTAAACTTTTTCTTAAATTTGCTGCTGTAGCTCTAGGCGTAAAATAGCTAAATAAAGATGTAGTTCCTAGAGCAACTAAAGTTGTAATTAAGCCAAGTGAATTTTTTTTCATCATAAAATAAATCTACAAATCAACAGTTAAATTGACTGAAAATCAATCAAATCAACCGATTTGACTCCTCACAAAAGTACTTGTAATACTTTTATCGCGACTTAAGTTATCAATGAATTGTAAAATTACCGATAATTAGCTCAGAATAATAAATCATTTATTAATTAATCGAACTAAATTTTTAATTAATCGTTTGGGGTAAAATAAGTATAAATACTCTTGATTTATCTAAGACTTATACTGGTAAAAAACTCGATAATTTGGGCAAAATCTAGCTATTAAGCATTATTAAGACGCGATAATATGAAACAAAACTCCGTTATTAGTTAACAGAGATAGTGTTTTGTACAGTTACTATTGTTTAAACAGGATTACAGATGGACTACAAAGACGCTGGTGTTGATATCGAAGCAGGAAGAACTTTCGTTGAACAAATTCGTCAAGATGTACAAAGCACTTATCGTCCTGAAGTGATTGGAGGATTAGGTGGTTTTGGGGGATATTTTCAGTTACCAGCAGGTTATCGAGAACCAGTGTTAGTTTCTGGTACGGATGGAGTAGGAACCAAACTCAAAATTGCTCAAGAAGTAAATCATCATACTAGTGTTGGGATCGATTTAGTCGCGATGTGTGTCAATGATATTTTGACTTCTGGGGCTGAACCGCTATTTTTTCTTGATTATTTGGCTACTGGCAAATTAAATCCCCAACAATTAGCAGAAGTAGTCCAGGGTATCGCTGAAGGCTGTCGGATCAGTGGTTGTGCCTTATTGGGAGGAGAAACTGCCGAAATGCCAGGTTTTTATCAGTTGGGAGAATATGATTTGGCTGGTTTTTGTGTCGGTGTAGTTGAAAAAAGTAAACTGCTAGATGGTTCGCAAGTACAGATAGGAGATATTGCGATTGGTTTAGCAAGTTCTGGAGTTCATAGTAATGGTTTTAGTTTGGCAAGAAAAATTGTTGAAACTAATGACTTAAAATGGTCTGATTCACCAGCAATCTTAGCCCCTCATAGCCTGGGACAAGTTTTACTGACACCAACACGCATCTATGTTCAACCTGTTTTAGCAGCCCTAAACTCAGGCATAGAAATTCATAGCATGGCACATATTACTGGCGGTGGTTTACCTGAAAATTTACCTCGGTGTTTGAATCAAAATCAAGCGATCGCAATTAATCTAGACAGTTGGGACATTCCGCCAATTTTTCAATGGTTAGCCGAGGCTGGCAATGTTTCACAAGCAGCCATGTTAGATACTTTTAATCTGGGAATTGGTTTTGTGGTGATTGTACCACCTCAACAAGCTCAGTCGACTTTAGATTGGTTTATGGCTCAAGGAATTGATAGTTATCAAATTGGTCAGGTAGTTGCAGGAAAGCGAGAATTAATTTTGGAAAAGAGCTAATATTATTTAACTATTTAATATCGCTTCAATATAAGCAATTAATTTAGTCAGGCGATCGCGAATTGAAGTTAACCGTTCCTGTTTGGTAACCGTTTGACGAGAGGTACGCAAAAATAGTAAATCGGTAGTTAATAATTTAAATTCGCGATAAATTTCTGTATAAAGTGATTTTACTTGCCTCAGCGAATCATTTAAATCTTCCTGAGTTAATGCCAAAATTCGTTGACTAAATACTTTTTGTAAAGTAGAAAACTTTTGATTGAGATCTAAAGTGTCAACTTCTATATTGAGATTATCGAAATAAATCTGAAACTTTTGCAGTAAGACTAAAAATTCTTGATATGCTTGACTATGTGACGCAGGTAACATATTTTTTAAAATAAGATAAAATTTTATTAACTAACCTTGATTTTTTAGGTAGAAACTGGTCAAGGCTTACTTTTTTTAAAGCTTCTATTTTTCAATAGTAATAAAAACAATCGGAGAATTACTATTCACAATCAACTCCAATTGAATTTATAAATTTAGATTAAAAATTTACTTCATTAGCTAGAGCCTAAGAAGTAGATAAAATCTATAAAATCACCAGACGATTGCTACTAATTCTCCTTTCCCTGAACTTTATCAACCAGCCAAACCATGACCGCCATCACCATTGCCGAACAACCTACTTACGAACTCGAACTTCCCCACTGGTTAAAAGATTGTTTAATCGAAAACCAGTCTCAAAAATCTGACGAACAGACCAATCTAATTTGTCGCGCATTCAATTTTGCCTATCAATTACACGAAGGTCAATATCGTAAGTCAGGAGAACCTTACATTGCCCATCCTGTTGCAGTGGCTGGGCTTTTACGAGATTTGGGGGGAGATAGCGTTACCATTGCTGCGGGGTTTCTGCACGACGTAGTTGAGGATACAGAGGTTACGCCAGAAGAAATCGAAGAACGATTTGGTACTGATGTGCGTCAGTTAGTTGAAGGAGTCACCAAATTATCAAAATTTAACTTCTCTAGTAAAACTGAGCGTCAAGCTGAAAATTTTCGTCGTATGTTTTTATCAATGGCAAAGGATATCCGTGTCATTGTAGTTAAACTCGCGGATCGTTTGCACAATATGCGAACTTTAGAGCATCTTAAGCCAGAAAAACAGCAACGCATTGCTTTAGAAACTAGAGAAATCTTTGCTCCTTTGGCAAATCGGTTAGGGATTGGGAGATTTAAGTGGGAATTAGAAGATTTAAGCTTTAAATATCTTGAACCAGAAGCTTATCGAGAAATTCAAGCTTTAGTTGCCGAAAGAAGAACTGACCGAGAAACCAGAATTGATAAAGTAACCGAAATTATTCGCTCGCGTCTGCAGAAATTAGGTGTTAATGTTTTTGAACTCAAAGGCAGACCAAAACATCTCTACGGCATCTATCAAAAAATGCAGCGACAGCAAAAAGAATTTCACGAAATTTTTGATATTGCTGCGGTCAGAATTATTGTTGAAACTAATGAAGAATGTTACCGTTCATTAGCGGTAGTTCATGATGCTTTTAAACCGATCCCCGGACGCTTTAAAGATTATATTGGACTACCTAAACCCAACCGCTATCAATCTCTTCATACCACAGTAGTTGGTCTTAATGGTCGTCCTTTAGAAATCCAAATCCGCACTCTAGAGATGCATCATATCGCGGAATACGGGATTGCAGCCCACTGGAAATATAAAGAAACGGGTTCTAGTAATACCAGACTTAATTCCGATGACGAAAAATTTACCTGGTTAAGACAATTACTAGAGTGGCAAAACGACCTTAAAGACGCTCAAGAATACATCGATAGTCTTAAAGATAATCTGTTTGAAGATGATGTCTATGTTTTTACACCCGATGGTGATGTGATTGCTTTAGCTCATGGTTCAACACCTGTAGATTTTGCCTATCGCATCCACACGGAAGTAGGAAATCATATGAAAGGAGCAAGGGTTAATGGTCGTTGGTCAGTTTTAGACCGTTCCTTACAAAACGGAGATATCGTAGAAATTATTACTCAGAAAAATAGTCATCCTAGTTTAGATTGGCTCAATTTTGTTGTTACTCCAACTGCTCGCAATCGGATTCGTCAATGGTACAAACGTTCTCACAGAGATGAAAATCTCCTGCGTGGTCGAGGACTATTAGAAAAAGAACTAGGTAAAAGTGGTTTAGATGCTTTGCTCAAATCGGAACGAATGCAAATTACAGCACAACGTTGTAATTATCAAACAGTAGAAGATTTACTAGCAGCTTTAGGCTACGGTGAAATTACTTTAAATCAGGTAGTTAATCGACTACGAGATGTAGTTAAGGAACAGCAACCAGTAGAAGAAGTTGTACCTAAATTAGAACTACCCTCTCCCTCAGTCCATGAAGTATCTAAATCTACTGGTAGTAAATCGCCTATTGCGGGAGTTGAAGGTTTACTTTATCATTTGGCTGGTTGTTGTAAGCCTTTACCAGGGGAATCAATTATTGGTGTAGTAACTCGTAGTTCTCGTGGGATTTCGATTCATCGTCAAGGTTGTCATAATGTTGATAATATTCCAGGAGAACGTTTAGTTCCTGTTAGTTGGAATCGCATTGATGAACAAGGTAGACCATTAACTTATCCCGTAGACATTCAAATTGAAGCAATTGACCGAGTTGGAGTTCTTAAAGATATTTTGGCAAAAGTCAGCGACCAAAATGTGAATGTTCGCAATGCAGGAGTTAAAACTAGTCCCAATCAACCAGCTATAATTTCTCTTAGTATTGATATACGCGATCGCAATCAATTTGAATATTTACTTAACCGAATTAAGAAAATGAGCGATATCTTAAATATTCGTCGTGTTAATCAAGCAGAGAATTAATTTCAACGAATAACTGTCATGTTTGTCCAAGAAAGAGCAAGATTAAATTAGTCTTTGCTCATTTTTTTGTTCATATAGCAATCTTATTTAAGTCATAAAAATTGTTCAAGAAGAAAGGAAGCAGAAGTTATTTTCACAAATGATTTAGTATCGCTATATAGCCTTTCTCGCTCTTGGTGAGATACACCATTACCAGTTACTAATTAGTAATTATGAAGGATGAATAATCAACCATTAACATAAGCGAAGCGCACTACCGTAGGTCTCAACTCCGATGATGACGCGTCATCATCAGCTGAAGGCGCGCTGCGCCACCAACGCTCAACCAGGGAAATAAACTGTATCTCATTAATCTGAGAGATGCTATATAATCTAAGTTTTTTCCTTTTTTTACTTTACTTTAAAGAGTATTGATTTTAATGTTTTTTTAAGCTCAAATTTCTGTTTAATTAATTTTAAAAAACTGTTAGATTGTTAACTTTTTATTTAAATCTATAAACTTAAAATATTAAGTCTATACATCTCCTGACTTATTAAGTTTAATTTAATTAACTTTTAGGATTTAAAATTCTAGAAGATTGATTTAAAAATTATCTATCTTATGATACAGATATTCTTAATAATTTTTTTTTAAAATAATAAGCTAAATACTTAAAACTCTAAATAATAATTGTTAATTATGACTCTAAAAAAACTACCAAAAGTTCCATCTGCAATTTATTTGCTATTTAATAATATTACAAACGCCGTTAAAAAATTATTAATTTTTTTGATTATTCCTAAACCACAATTACCTTGGTGGGTCAAAATAGAAACTACTATACCCCGTTGTACTTACTTTTTTGGTCCTTTTGATAATCTTTTAGAAGCAAAGTTGTTTCAACCTGGTTATGTTCAAGATTTAGAAGAAGAACAAGCCCAGGGAATTACAGTTAAAATTGAACAACGTAACGTAACACAATTAACAATTATAGAGGAAGAGGAAGAATACTTTTAAGTCCGTTTAATAGTCAATTAATTTATTAAAAACTAGCGTAACAATAGACTAAATTTTAGTTACTGAATCAGTTTATTTAATAAAAACAGAGTGGTAATCTGTGAAACAGACGTAGATTAAACAACTTAAAATATATTCAAGGTAATCATTTATTAGATGAAAGACAAAACTGCAAATACGATCAAGCTCTAGCTTAATAATTTTCTTCGCAATTGATCGAGAGCATTACAACTACTTAGATAACGAATTAAATTTCTGCTTCTTTCTGCGCCAAAACGGTAAGTATAACTCATTACTTCACCTTCTGGAGTAGCTATTCCTACGTAAACCAAACCAACGGGTTTAGTATTTGTACCTCCTCCGGGACCAGCAATACCTGTAATTCCTATACCCCAACTACTACCAAGACGTTGCTTAACTCCTAAAGCCATTTGTTGGGCAACTTGACCGCTTACTGCACCGAATTGTTCTAAATCGGCAAGCTTGACATCTAATAAAGCCACTTTAACTTCATTACTATAGGCAATAACTCCTCCTAAAAAATAATCCGAACTGTTTGGAAGATCGGTTAACATTGATCCCAACCCTCCACCAGTACAAGATTCAGCTACACTAAGAGTTTCTCCTCGCTTTCGTAATAAATTACCAACCACACTAGCTAGGGTATCCTCATCAGCACCAAAATAATCTAATCCCGCAATCTCTTGAATTTGTTGAGCCACAGGTGCAATTAAAGCGATCGCATCTGGTTCTGATTTAGCTTTAGCAGATACTCTTAAACGTACCTCTCCATCAGAGGCATAGGGCGCTACTGTGGGATTAGTAAGTTTAAACAAAGAAGCAACCTTTTCTGCTAGTGCCGATTCTCCAATTCCACGAAAACGTAACATTCGACTATAAATAATTTCTTTTCCCCAACCCTGACTTTTGAGGAAAGGAACTGCCGTTGCTTGCCACATTTTGTGCATCTCTTCAGGTACGCCAGGAAAAGTCAGAATGGTTAAACCGTTTTGGGGTTGCCAAATAATTCCTGGTGCAGTTCCAATTGGATTGGGTAATATTTTTGCTCCTGCGGGAATTAAAGCTTGTTTACGATTGCTGGCGGTCATAATTCGCCCTCTTTGGGCAAATTTTTCTTCGATATCTTGAATAATTTCCGAACGTTCTACTAAAGGTGTAGCAAAAAAAGCAGCAATTCCTTCTGTAGTTAGATCATCTGGAGTTGGCCCTAAACCTCCTGTAAAAATTAAAATAGAAGCACGACGAATCGCAATTGCGATCGCTTTTTGAAGTCGATTTAAATTATCTCCAACTACGGTTTGATAATAATGGGGAATACCCAAACTAGCTAACTGTTGAGCTAAATATTGACAGTTAGTGTTGAGGATATCCCCTAGTAAAATTTCTGTACCGACACAAATTATTTCTGCATTCATTGATTTTGTGGTTTTGGTTGAAGTTTACGATTGTTTTTTAGTATTTCGCCAAACCTGCCAACCAATATAAGCAAGTAACAAAGTTGCCCCCACAGCATATCCCCAACCACTAGGTATATTAGAAAAGCCCATTGCCAAACTACCAACCCACAGAGTTAAAGCATAGATAAATAACACTGTGAGACGTTGAGAAATGCCAGCTTTAAGTAACCAGTGATGAAGATGACTTTTATCGGCAACAAAAGGAGATTTGCCTTTGCTAAGTCGGGAAAAAATGACGGCTGACATATCAAGAATTGGTACTGCCAAAATCAGATAGGGTAATAAAACTGCTGTGACGGCGGTGCTTTTTACTAAACCAATTACACCCACTCCTGCTAAAGTAAAACCCATAAAATACGCTCCACCATCTCCCATAAAAATCTGGGCAGGATTAAAGTTGTAACGGAGAAAACCCAAAGCACTACCAGCTAACGCAGCAGCAATTAAAGCAGCAGCGGGTTGATCCATAAATAAAGTTACAACTAACATCACGACGGCAGCAATTCCAGATACTCCAGCAGCTAAACCATCAACTCCATCAATCCAATTAATCGCATTAGCCATCCCGACTAACCAAATGACGGTGATAGGGAGACTTAGCCAGCCAATTTGAATCAAACCATCTAAGGGAACAGAAAGAAACTCAATTCTGACACCCATCCACCAACAGCCGGCAGCTACCGTAATCTGCATCAATAAGCGAGAAATTGGACTGAGATTAAATAAATCATCAGCCAAACCAATTACGAAATACAAGATACTTCCCAAAACTAAACCCCAGAGTTCTCCTTCACTGTGGGGAGAAATTTGGGAAAATCCACCTAATCGCCAAACAATTAAGAGGGCAACAATCGTGCCGATAAAGATAGAAACCCCGCCGACTCGAACAACAGGGCTTTGATGAATTTTTCTGGCGTTAGGTCGATCTACTATGCCAAATTTCAATCCAACTGTCTTGACGTCAGGAATAGTCCACAAGACAACTGTTACAGAAAGAAGAAAGGCAATCAGATGGTACAATTCTACAGGCATCTGAAGTAAATAAGTATGGATTAATCTAGAGATTTGCCCTCATCTCTAGACAGTTACGGGGAAAGGAATTTTGAGATGAGGGTATAGGGGAAAGCGGTTGCATAAAGTAGCTACTCTATGTAGACAATCGCTTTTAATTGCTTCATCTTGAGGATTCAGCAGTCTGTCTGCAACAATGTTAGCAATCTCAGTAAAATCTGTCGCCCCTAATCCTCTAGTTGTCATGGCAGGAGAACCTAAACGTAAACCACTGGTAACAAAAGGAGATTCTGGATCGAAAGGAACAGTGTTTTTATTGGCTGTTATGTTGATGTCACTTACCAAACGATCAGCTTCTTTGCCTGTCATACCAATCGAACGTAAATCAACCAAAATTAAATGATTGTCTGTGCCATCGGATACGAGTTTAAAACCGCGTTGTTTTAAGCCTTCTCCTAAAGCTTGGGCGTTGGCTATTACTTGAGCGGAATAGGTTTTAAATTCTGGTTTGAGTACCTCACCAAAGGCAACTGCTTTCGCAGCAATGACGTGTTCTAAAGGTCCTCCTTGAGTGCCTGGAAAAACTGCTTTATTAAATTTTTTCCCTAGTTCCACATCTTTAGTGAGGATTAATCCGCCTCTAGGACCGCGTAAAGTTTTGTGAGTGGTAGTAGTAACAACATCACAATAGGGAATTGGGTTGGGATGATGTCCTGTGGCTACTAAACCAGCAATATGGGCAATATCAGCCATTAAATATGCCCCAATTTCATCTGCGATCGCTTTAAATTTGTCAAATTCGATGGTACGGGGATAAGCAGAATAACCACAAATAATTAGTTTGGGACGTTCTTTGAGTGCTAATTCTCGAATTAAGTCGAAGTCTAATCTTTCTGTGTCGCGATTGACTCCGTATTGAACTACTTTAAACCATTTTCCTGAAACATTGACTGGTGAACCGTGGGTTAAGTGTCCACCGTGAGATAAATCCATCCCCATAATGGTATCCCCTGGTTCAAGTAAAGCCAAAAATACTGCAAAATTGGCTTGTGCGCCTGAGTGGGGTTGAACATTGGCTGCTGCTGCACCGAATATTTGTTTAGCACGATCAATCGCTAGTTGTTCAGCACGGTCAACATATTCACAACCACCATAGTAACGTTTGGCTGGTAGACCTTCAGCATATTTATTGGTCAAGACTGAACCCTGTGCTGCCAAAACCGCAGGCGATGTAAAGTTTTCGCTGGCAATTAATTCTAGATGATCTCGTTGACGTTGTAATTCTAGATTAATCGCTTCAGCAATTTCTGGATCTGTTTGGGCAAGAAAGTCTAAATTAGTTTGAGTCACTTGTGATTAATCCCTATATATGCTTACTCAGATTAGTGTAGCTGTTAGATAAAATGATAGACAGCTTCGAGTTTGGCTAAATATTCCCACAGATCAATTTATGATAACGCGAATTGGTTACCCGTCACACAACAAGCTAATTTTTTTCCTGAACTAGTGGATTTCAACTAATCTCGATGCCAAGTAGTCACATTACCAGGCTTATCAATTAAAGTAACACCTTGAGCTTTCAATTCATCCCGAATCCGATCGCTCTCTGCCCAGTTTTTGGCTTTTCTGGCTTCGCTACGTTGTTGAATTAAGGTTTCAATTTCGCGATCGCTGATCCCATTAACAACATCATTATTTTCGATTTCTGGTTGGGCAACAAATCCTAAAACACCTGCTAATTCTATTAAAGAATGCCATTGTTGAAGCAATTCTTCAGGATCAGTTTCAGTTTTACCCTGATGAACCAATAAATTGCCTTCTTTTCTGAGATTCTTGGCAAGATCGAACAAAACTGCTAATCCACCAGCAAAATTAAAATCTTCATCGACTGCTTCTCGGAAACGAATTATAAATTCATTCTCTTCTACATTCCCCTCCTTGTTAAGGGGGGATTCCCAACCTAATTTATGCCCATACTGATAACCAAACAACAAACCTTCCTTGAGAGTATGCCAACCATTAGTAGCAGCTTCCAAAGCTTCATCAGTAAAATCAACGGGTTTACGATAATGTGCCTGAAGAATAAATAACCTAACTGCCATCGAATCGGTTGGTTTATCGAGTAAATCGCGGATCGTCGTAAAATTGCCCAGGGATTTCGACATTTTTTCTCCGCCTACCTTTACCATGCCATTGTGCAACCAATAATTAGCTAAAGGCTTCCCTGTAACTGCTTCTGATTGAGCAATTTCGTTTTCATGATGAGGAAAAATCAGATCGCTACCACCCACGTGAATATCTATGGTTTCCCCGAGTTTCTCCCTTACCATAGCAGAACATTCGATATGCCAGCCAGGACGACCTGCACCCCAAGGAGATTCCCAAGCTGGTTCGCCTTCTTTGGCAGCTTTCCAAAGAGCAAAATCGAAGGGGTCTTTTTTCTTCGCTGCTTCTGGATCTTCTACTCTCCCGCTTGCCCCTGCTTGTAAATCTTCTAATTTTCTACCTGATAACTTTCCATAATCATTAAAATGTCTAACTGAATAATAAACATCACCCTCAGCAGGATAAGCAAAACCTTTTTGTTCCAACTCATAAACTAACCGCTTAATCCCATCCAAAGTATGAGTAGCGCGGGGATAAGCATCTGCTTGACCGACATTTAAACGTTCCATATCTTCAAAATAAGCTTTGATGAAACGTTCCGATACATCTTCCATCGATGTACCTTCTTGTCTTGCGCGATTGAGAATTTTGTCGTCAATAT from Stanieria cyanosphaera PCC 7437 encodes:
- the cysS gene encoding cysteine--tRNA ligase, which gives rise to MTLTVYNTLTRRQEAFETLEPNQVRMYCCGITVYDYCHLGHARTCIVWDVVRRYLQWRGYQVQYIQNFTDIDDKILNRARQEGTSMEDVSERFIKAYFEDMERLNVGQADAYPRATHTLDGIKRLVYELEQKGFAYPAEGDVYYSVRHFNDYGKLSGRKLEDLQAGASGRVEDPEAAKKKDPFDFALWKAAKEGEPAWESPWGAGRPGWHIECSAMVREKLGETIDIHVGGSDLIFPHHENEIAQSEAVTGKPLANYWLHNGMVKVGGEKMSKSLGNFTTIRDLLDKPTDSMAVRLFILQAHYRKPVDFTDEALEAATNGWHTLKEGLLFGYQYGHKLGWESPLNKEGNVEENEFIIRFREAVDEDFNFAGGLAVLFDLAKNLRKEGNLLVHQGKTETDPEELLQQWHSLIELAGVLGFVAQPEIENNDVVNGISDREIETLIQQRSEARKAKNWAESDRIRDELKAQGVTLIDKPGNVTTWHRD
- the glyA gene encoding serine hydroxymethyltransferase, producing the protein MTQTNLDFLAQTDPEIAEAINLELQRQRDHLELIASENFTSPAVLAAQGSVLTNKYAEGLPAKRYYGGCEYVDRAEQLAIDRAKQIFGAAAANVQPHSGAQANFAVFLALLEPGDTIMGMDLSHGGHLTHGSPVNVSGKWFKVVQYGVNRDTERLDFDLIRELALKERPKLIICGYSAYPRTIEFDKFKAIADEIGAYLMADIAHIAGLVATGHHPNPIPYCDVVTTTTHKTLRGPRGGLILTKDVELGKKFNKAVFPGTQGGPLEHVIAAKAVAFGEVLKPEFKTYSAQVIANAQALGEGLKQRGFKLVSDGTDNHLILVDLRSIGMTGKEADRLVSDINITANKNTVPFDPESPFVTSGLRLGSPAMTTRGLGATDFTEIANIVADRLLNPQDEAIKSDCLHRVATLCNRFPLYPHLKIPFPVTV